A genomic window from Brevibacillus agri includes:
- the truA gene encoding tRNA pseudouridine(38-40) synthase TruA, producing the protein MKRLRCVLGYDGTDFSGFQVQPDQVTVQGEIEAALKRITGEDIQIHGSGRTDAGVHARGQVIHFDTNSHIPLDKWRFVLNNQLPDAIVIRSVEEVAESFHARFDVRVKEYRYCIDNNPVADVFRHRYADHIRFPLDVEAMQQAARHLVGEHDFTSFCSAKTFVEDKVRTVYSLTVERSGGEVWVTCRGNGFLYNMVRIIVGTLVEVGQGKRHPDELKKILAARDREMAGKTAPAKGLTMWEVVY; encoded by the coding sequence ATGAAGCGGTTGCGCTGTGTTTTGGGATACGATGGAACAGACTTCAGCGGGTTTCAGGTGCAGCCCGATCAGGTGACGGTGCAGGGAGAGATCGAAGCCGCTCTGAAACGAATCACGGGGGAGGATATCCAAATCCACGGTTCGGGTCGTACCGATGCCGGTGTGCACGCGCGCGGACAGGTGATTCATTTTGATACGAACAGCCACATCCCGTTGGACAAGTGGCGGTTTGTGCTCAATAATCAACTGCCTGATGCGATCGTGATCCGGTCTGTAGAAGAGGTAGCAGAGTCTTTTCACGCCCGTTTTGACGTGCGGGTGAAGGAGTATCGGTATTGCATCGACAACAACCCTGTGGCGGATGTATTTCGCCATCGCTATGCCGACCACATCCGCTTTCCGCTGGACGTGGAGGCGATGCAGCAGGCGGCCCGTCATTTGGTCGGAGAGCACGATTTTACGTCCTTTTGCTCGGCGAAGACATTTGTCGAGGACAAGGTGCGAACCGTGTATAGCCTGACTGTGGAGCGCTCTGGCGGCGAAGTGTGGGTAACGTGCCGCGGCAACGGCTTTTTGTACAACATGGTGCGCATTATTGTGGGCACCTTGGTGGAGGTCGGGCAAGGCAAACGCCATCCCGATGAGCTGAAAAAAATCCTTGCGGCACGTGATCGGGAGATGGCAGGAAAGACAGCGCCAGCCAAAGGTTTGACCATGTGGGAAGTCGTCTATTAG
- the rplM gene encoding 50S ribosomal protein L13 gives MRTTYMAKPLEVERKWYIVDAEGQTLGRLASEVASILRGKLKPEFTPHVDAGDFVIVINADKVKLTGNKLQDKIYYTHSLYPGGLKKTTAGDMLNKKPARMFELAVKGMLPKNSLGRQMFTKLKVYAGTEHPHAAQKPEVWQIRG, from the coding sequence ATGCGTACCACATATATGGCGAAACCGCTCGAAGTTGAGCGCAAATGGTACATCGTTGACGCAGAAGGCCAAACGCTGGGCCGTCTGGCAAGCGAAGTAGCTTCTATCCTGCGCGGCAAATTGAAACCTGAATTCACTCCACACGTTGACGCTGGCGATTTCGTAATCGTAATCAACGCTGACAAAGTGAAATTGACTGGTAACAAGCTGCAAGACAAAATCTACTACACTCACTCCCTGTATCCAGGCGGTCTGAAAAAGACTACTGCTGGCGACATGCTGAACAAAAAACCAGCTCGTATGTTCGAACTGGCTGTAAAAGGCATGCTGCCTAAAAACAGCTTGGGACGTCAAATGTTCACGAAGCTGAAAGTTTACGCTGGCACTGAGCATCCTCATGCAGCACAAAAACCAGAAGTTTGGCAAATTCGCGGTTAA
- a CDS encoding energy-coupling factor transporter transmembrane component T family protein has protein sequence MLQNIAIGQYVPGHSFLHRADPRSKLLFIILFATLVFLANNTLTYAVLVAFTLYAGLLSRLSLGYILKSLKPVWILIVFTVVLHIFLTKGGEVYFQWGWFTVEERGVQQAIFISLRLGLLVVISSLLTLTTSPIDLTEGLERLLGPFSRIGVPVHDIALMMSIAIRFIPTLMEETDKIIKAQTARGANFTSGSLVKRAQNLIPIAIPLFVSAFRRAEDLALAMEARGYRGGVGRTRLHKLAFSWRDAGMAVAGVLLAIAIGWWRA, from the coding sequence ATGCTGCAGAATATTGCCATTGGTCAATACGTACCTGGGCATTCCTTTTTACATCGCGCGGATCCGCGAAGCAAACTGCTCTTTATCATTCTTTTTGCCACGCTCGTCTTTCTGGCTAACAATACGCTCACTTATGCAGTATTGGTCGCCTTTACCCTGTATGCCGGACTGCTCTCCAGGCTGTCGCTTGGGTACATCCTGAAAAGCTTGAAGCCGGTATGGATCTTGATCGTCTTTACCGTCGTCCTGCACATTTTCCTGACAAAAGGCGGCGAGGTGTACTTCCAGTGGGGCTGGTTCACAGTCGAGGAACGCGGGGTGCAGCAAGCGATCTTCATTTCCTTGCGCTTGGGGCTTCTGGTAGTGATTAGCTCGCTGCTGACACTGACCACGTCTCCGATCGATTTGACGGAGGGACTGGAGCGTCTGCTCGGGCCGTTTAGCCGGATTGGCGTTCCGGTGCACGATATCGCCCTGATGATGTCGATTGCGATCCGTTTCATTCCGACCCTGATGGAAGAGACGGATAAAATCATCAAGGCGCAGACGGCCAGGGGAGCCAATTTTACGAGCGGAAGTCTCGTCAAGCGAGCGCAAAACCTGATTCCGATCGCGATCCCGCTGTTCGTCAGCGCGTTTCGCCGGGCAGAGGATCTCGCTTTGGCGATGGAAGCGCGCGGCTATCGCGGCGGAGTCGGGCGGACCAGGCTGCACAAGCTGGCGTTTTCATGGCGAGATGCCGGAATGGCGGTTGCCGGAGTCTTGCTCGCGATTGCGATTGGGTGGTGGCGTGCATGA
- a CDS encoding energy-coupling factor transporter ATPase translates to MQITFDQVSHIYAKGTPFERVALHDISFTIPSGSFVGIIGQTGSGKSTLIQHLNGLLLPSAGKITLGDTVITSKQRLPHEQRRNIGLVFQYPEHQLFEETVAKDVAFGPSNFDLPEAMVDARVREALEIVGLDYEKVKDRSPFHMSGGQMRRVALAGVLAMQPKVLVLDEPTAGLDPMGRQLILEAIYRIHQEQKLTTLLVTHSMEEAARYADYMLVLAQGTVALQGKPDEVFMQAERLRELALDVPETVAFVSRLNQLLPDEESLPSSVYREEELLAHLLERLAVPKEG, encoded by the coding sequence ACGCAAAAGGAACACCGTTTGAGCGTGTAGCCTTGCACGACATCTCGTTTACGATTCCATCCGGTTCGTTTGTAGGGATTATCGGGCAGACCGGCTCTGGCAAGTCTACGCTGATCCAGCATTTGAACGGCTTGCTTTTGCCTAGCGCTGGGAAAATTACCTTGGGCGACACGGTTATCACCTCGAAGCAGCGTTTGCCTCACGAGCAAAGGCGAAACATCGGGCTTGTTTTCCAATATCCGGAGCATCAACTGTTTGAGGAAACGGTGGCGAAAGACGTTGCCTTCGGACCTTCGAACTTCGATTTGCCGGAAGCGATGGTAGACGCCCGCGTGAGAGAGGCTCTTGAAATCGTTGGACTGGATTACGAAAAAGTCAAGGACCGTTCGCCTTTTCATATGAGTGGCGGACAAATGCGCCGTGTCGCGTTGGCGGGAGTTCTGGCCATGCAGCCAAAAGTGCTTGTATTGGACGAGCCGACGGCAGGGTTGGACCCGATGGGACGTCAGTTGATTCTCGAAGCGATCTACCGCATTCATCAGGAGCAAAAGCTGACGACGCTATTGGTCACTCACAGCATGGAGGAGGCGGCGAGGTATGCCGACTATATGCTGGTGCTGGCACAGGGCACGGTAGCCTTGCAGGGCAAGCCGGATGAAGTCTTCATGCAGGCAGAACGCCTCCGCGAGCTCGCTTTGGATGTGCCGGAGACAGTCGCTTTTGTGTCGAGGCTGAATCAATTGCTGCCGGACGAGGAAAGTCTGCCAAGCTCCGTTTATCGGGAGGAAGAGTTGCTTGCCCATCTGCTGGAACGACTGGCCGTACCGAAGGAGGGCTAG